One Agrococcus jenensis genomic region harbors:
- a CDS encoding MerR family transcriptional regulator, protein MMHIGELAERVGLSLRSLRHWDDVGLVHASGRTDGGFRLYTEADEERVRLIMRMKPFGFSLEELAELADAIEGSPADPLAALPAERAEWFRTQMHERRAKLARQLADADALLARVGPFTPPAD, encoded by the coding sequence ATGATGCACATCGGCGAGCTGGCCGAGCGCGTCGGGCTGTCGCTGCGCTCCCTCCGCCACTGGGACGACGTCGGGCTCGTGCACGCGTCCGGCCGCACGGACGGAGGCTTCCGCCTCTACACCGAGGCCGATGAGGAGCGCGTGCGGCTCATCATGCGCATGAAGCCGTTCGGCTTCTCGCTCGAGGAGCTCGCGGAGCTGGCCGATGCGATCGAGGGCTCCCCGGCCGACCCGCTCGCGGCACTGCCCGCGGAGCGCGCCGAGTGGTTCCGCACCCAGATGCATGAGCGACGCGCGAAGCTCGCCCGTCAGCTTGCCGATGCCGACGCGCTGCTGGCGCGCGTCGGGCCTTTTACCCCTCCCGCTGATTGA
- a CDS encoding type IV secretory system conjugative DNA transfer family protein produces the protein MLFLGGIGTGKTVGMTALVQSVRAARRPDDVLVFFDTKGDYLDAFGREDDRVIGASGSDDPRQQAWNVFEEFAATPAGRDVDDEVLEVSNGLFSSLLRNAGDNLYFASAARDLFVALLSAMLRESMGRTNHDIRVGLAGMSVPEMHEMLDRPGNEDLRGAKHYIPKEGSPSAMACVAFMQQVIQESFRSNFGRPGSFSIRRFLREKGARALFLEYDIASGTMLAPIYKTMLDIAMKEAMSRQRASGRVIFVLDEFALLPELTHLTNGLNFGRSLGLRFIVGTQNTHQVEAMYGPETAASVLSAFGTVFAFRLFDGSSRRFVRDRFGENMKLIRLQSSVRSKGLIETVQAGHVVEDWDLSSLPVGTCIAASAETPPVRFTFVPPR, from the coding sequence GTGCTGTTCCTCGGAGGCATCGGTACGGGCAAGACGGTGGGGATGACTGCGCTTGTGCAGTCGGTGCGCGCGGCTCGGCGCCCGGACGACGTGCTCGTATTCTTCGACACGAAGGGCGACTACCTCGATGCGTTTGGGCGCGAGGATGACAGAGTCATTGGGGCGTCGGGGAGCGACGACCCGCGACAGCAGGCGTGGAATGTGTTCGAAGAGTTCGCGGCCACACCCGCGGGTCGGGACGTCGACGACGAGGTGCTCGAGGTAAGCAATGGTCTGTTTTCTAGCCTTCTGCGGAACGCTGGCGACAACCTCTACTTCGCCAGCGCAGCCCGCGATTTGTTCGTGGCTCTGCTATCAGCGATGTTGCGTGAGTCCATGGGTCGAACCAACCATGACATCCGCGTCGGGCTCGCGGGTATGTCTGTCCCCGAGATGCACGAGATGCTCGACCGGCCCGGAAATGAGGACCTTAGAGGCGCCAAGCACTACATCCCGAAGGAGGGCTCGCCGTCCGCGATGGCGTGCGTCGCATTCATGCAGCAGGTTATCCAAGAGTCGTTCCGTTCCAACTTTGGGCGCCCTGGCTCCTTCTCAATTCGGCGCTTCCTGCGCGAAAAAGGCGCACGAGCTTTGTTCCTCGAGTACGACATCGCGTCGGGAACGATGCTCGCGCCCATCTACAAGACGATGCTCGACATCGCGATGAAGGAAGCGATGTCTCGGCAGCGCGCAAGCGGCCGCGTCATCTTTGTCCTCGACGAGTTCGCTCTACTGCCGGAACTTACCCACCTGACGAATGGGCTGAACTTCGGACGGTCGTTAGGGCTGCGGTTCATCGTCGGGACTCAGAATACCCACCAGGTGGAGGCGATGTACGGACCCGAGACGGCAGCGTCCGTTCTCTCGGCGTTCGGTACCGTCTTTGCGTTCCGACTCTTCGACGGCTCGTCTCGACGGTTCGTCCGCGACCGGTTTGGAGAGAACATGAAGCTTATCCGTCTTCAATCGAGCGTGCGGTCAAAAGGTCTGATTGAGACGGTGCAGGCTGGCCATGTGGTCGAGGACTGGGACCTGTCGTCGTTGCCCGTCGGCACCTGCATCGCTGCCTCAGCCGAGACCCCGCCGGTGCGCTTCACCTTCGTGCCGCCGCGGTAG